The Cinclus cinclus chromosome 3, bCinCin1.1, whole genome shotgun sequence genome has a window encoding:
- the LOC134042829 gene encoding LOW QUALITY PROTEIN: L-gulonolactone oxidase-like (The sequence of the model RefSeq protein was modified relative to this genomic sequence to represent the inferred CDS: deleted 2 bases in 2 codons), with protein sequence MIPIPLGSTPAPPDLSFPIQVQGQAGVKFQNWAGTYGSSPELFFRPRSVEEIREILELARQRGKRVKVVGGGHSPSDIACSEDFMIHMGKINRILQVDKERLQVKVEAGILLSELNPELDKHGMALANLGAVSEVTAAGVIGTGTHNTGIGHGILPTQVVAVSLLLASGEILECSESVNPEVFQAARLHLGCLGIVTSVTFQCVPQFRLREVAFPSTLTQVLDELEEHLRRSQYFRFLWFPHSENVRIIYQDPTSKPPCSSSSWFWDYAIGYYLLEFLLWISSFIPSLVVWINRVFFRLLFNSRVENVARSHRIFSYECRFRQHVQDWAIPIEKTKEALLELKAALERNPGMVAHFPVEIRFSRRDEILLSPCFRRDCCYINVIMYRPYGKDIPRIRYWLAYEEIMRKHGGRPHWAKAHSCTRKDLEKMYPAFPKFCAIREKLDPTGIFLNAYLEKVFF encoded by the exons ATGATCCCGATCCCGTTGGGATCGACCCCAGCCCCTCCGGATCTCTCGTTCCCGATCCAGGTGCAGGGACAAGCCGGAGTGAAATTCCAGAACTGGGCCGGAACGTACGGATCCTCTCCGGAGCTTTTCTTCCGGCCCCGCTCCGTGGAGGAAATCCGCGAG ATCCTGGAGCTGGCGCGGCAGCGG GGGAAGCGGGTGAaagtggtg ggggggggtcacTCCCCCTCGGACATCGCCTGCTCCGAGGATTTCATGATCCACATGGGAAAAATCAACCGGATCCTGCAG GTGGACAAGGAGAGGCTGCAGGTGAAGGTGGAAGCAGGAATTCTCCTCTCGGAGCTGAACCCGGAGCTGGATAAACATGGAATGGCCCTGGCCAA TTTAGGAGCCGTGTCCGAGGTGACGGCAGCCGGAGTCATCGGCACCGGGACCCACAACACCGGGATCGGCCATGGAATTCTGCCCACCCAG GTGGTGGCcgtttccctgctcctggcctcGGGAGAAATCCTGGAATGTTCGGAATCCGTCAATCCCGAGGTTTTCCAGGCGGCCCGGCTCCATTTGGGATGTTTGGGAATCGTCACGTCCGTCACGTTCCAGTGTGTTCCGCAATTCCGGCTGCGCGAGGTCGCCTTTCCCTCCACCCTCACCCAG gtCCTGGATGAACTGGAGGAGCACCTGAGGAGATCCCAATATTTCCGCTTCCTGTGGTTCCCGCACTCCGAAAACGTCCGGATCATCTACCAGGATCCCACTTCCAAG cctccctgctcctcctccagctggtTTTGGGATTACGCCATTGGATATTATCTCCTGGAATTCCTCCTCTGGATCAG CTCCTTCATTCCCAGCCTGGTGGTTTGGATCAACCGCGTCTTCTTCCGGCTGCTCTTCAATTCCCGCGTGGAAAACGTCGCCCGGAGCCACCGGATCTTCTCCTATGAGTGTCGCTTCCGGCAGCACGTCCAGGACTGGGCCATTCCCAT CGAGAAAACCAAGGAAGCGCTGCTGGAGCTGAAGGCGGCGCTGGAGCGGAATCCCGGGATGGTGGCGCACTTCCCGGTGGAGATCCGCTTTTCCCGGCGGGATGAGATCCTGCTGAGCCCCTGCTTCCGGCGGGACTGCTGCTACATCAACGTCATCATGTACCG GCCCTACGGGAAGGACATTCCCAGGATCCGCTACTGGCTCGCCTACGAGGAGATCATGAGGAAACACGGAGGGAGACCCCACTGGGCCAAG
- the EPHX2 gene encoding bifunctional epoxide hydrolase 2, with the protein MARRVVLFDLGGVLFQPGLQHFLSSCEREWALPRNFLRDVLLAGGSQSPHSRVMSGQITLSQLFSEMDEGCRRHADSLGIAIPDGFSAARPFQDLQSQGRVNVRMLRAAGTLRRNGFKTCVLTNNWVDDSSGRFLTAAILARLRNHFDLVLESCRIGIAKPDPGIYSYALEELQAQPHEAIFLDDLGENLKPARELGMATILFQDTESGLQELQELSGIQLLREEEALPRPCAPSDVTHGYVNIRPGVRLHFVELGQGPVICLCHGFPESWLSWRFQIPALAAAGFRVIALEMKGYGESTAPLDIPEYSQEQICKDFVTFLDKLGIPQVVLVGHDWGGAVAWNVALFYPERLRAVASLNTPYRPADPNTDIMERLRSNPAFDYQFYFQEPGVAEAELEKDVGRTLKILIRSTSPEDLLPINFDFHRVWERGGLLVGCPEDPPGSRLLPPPELEYYIQQFQKSGFRGALNWYRNMRANWRWSLRARDRKILIPALLVTAGKDPVLHPNLSKGMESWIPQLHRENLQECGHWTQLERPAEVNRILLEWLEKLPPDSPFPGNSKL; encoded by the exons GAATTTCCTTCGGGATGTGCTGCTTGCCGGCGGATCCCAGAGCCCGCATTCCCGAGTCATGAGCGGCCAAATCACCCTGAGCCAG ctgttttcGGAGATGGACGAGGGCTGTCGGCGCCACGCCGATTCCTTGGGAATCGCGATTCCCGACGGATTTTCCGCAGCTCGTCCCTTTCAGGACCTGCAATCCCAGGGCAGGGTCAATGTGCGGATGCTGCGGGCGGCCGGGACCTTGCGTCGGAATG GATTCAAGACCTGCGTCCTGACCAACAACTGGGTGGACGACAGCTCCGGGCGGTTCCTCACGGCCGCGATCCTGGCTCGGCTCCGGAACCACTTTGACCTGGTGTTGGAATCCTGCCGGATCGGGATCGCCAAACCGGATCCCGGGATCTACTCCTACgccctggaggagctgcaggccCAGCCGCACGAG GCGATTTTCCTGGATGACCTCGGGGAGAACCTGAAGCCGGCACGGGAGCTGGGAATGGCCACGATCCTTTTCCAGGATACGGAATCCggcctccaggagctgcaggagctctctGGGATCCAG CTCCtgagggaggaggaggcgcTGCCGAGGCCGTGCGCTCCGTCCGACGTCACGCACGGATACGTCAACATCCGG CCTGGAGTTCGGCTGCACTTcgtggagctgggccagggcccCGTGATCTGCCTGTGCCACGGATTCCCGGAATCCTGGCTCTCCTGGCGCTTCCAG ATCCCGGCGTTGGCCGCTGCCGGATTCCGGGTGATCGCGCTGGAAATGAAGGGATACGGAGAATCCACGGCTCCGCTCG ATATCCCAGAATATTCCCAGGAGCAGATCTGCAAG GATTTTGTGACTTTCTTGGATAAACTG ggaaTTCCTCAGGTTGTCCTGGTCGGCCACGACTGGGGAGGAGCCGTGGCCTGGAATGTGGCGTTGTTCTATCCCGAGAGGCTCCG AGCCGTGGCCTCGCTGAACACTCCGTACCGGCCGGCCGATCCCAACACGGATATCATGGAAAGATTGCGATCTAATCCCGCTTTTGATTATCAATTTTATTTCCAGGAGCCG GGAGTGGCGGAAGCGGAGCTGGAAAAGGACGTCGGAAGGACTCTGAAGATCCTGATCCGCTCCACGAGCCCGGAG GATCTCCTTCCCATCAACTTCGACTTCCACAGGGTCTGGGAGAGAG GGGGGCTCCTGGTGGGATGCCCCGAAGACCCGCCCGGGAGCCGCCTCCTGCCTCCTCCCGAGCTGGAATATTACATCCAACAATTCCAGAAATCGGGATTCAG GGGTGCCCTGAATTGGTACCGGAACATGAGAGCAAACTGGAGATGGTCCCTGAGAGCCAGGGACAGGAAG ATCCTGATCCCGGCGCTGCTGGTGACGGCCGGGAAGGATCCGGTGCTGCATCCCAACCTCAGCAAGGGCATGGAGAGCTGG ATTCCGCAGCTGCACCGGGAGAACCTCCAGGAATGCGGGCACTGGACACAGCTGGAGAG GCCGGCCGAGGTGAACCGGATCCTGCTGGAATGGCTGGAAAAGCTCCCCCCGGATTCTCCTTTTCCCGGGAATTCCAAGCTTTGa